The window GGAGGTGGCAGCACAGCAGGGGCACGACCTCTACTTCTTCCTGGCACCTCCCTCGGCATTTGAGCAGCAGGTGCTGGACCTGACCGACATCAACCAAGAGGCCGAGCGGCGCTACGGTCCCATGATCCCCCTGGTGCGGCAGAGCACCTACAACCGCAACACCCGCAAGTTCTTCGGCTTCTCGGACAACTGGGTGCCCGACCCGGGCGACTACCTGAAAAGCGTGTGGGCCGGGGTGGGCTTCGCCCAGGGCCCGAAGACCTGGGACGACCTGCTGGTGGCCGGACGGGAGATCAAGCAAAAGTTTCCCCGGATCCAGATCCCCATTGGCATCGGGCTTTCCCAGGACATCGACTCCAACATGGCCACCCGGGCCATCATGTGGTCCTTCGGCGCTTCCATCCAGGACAAGGACGAGAACATCGTCCTCAACTCCGAAGAGACCATCCGCGCCGTGGAGTTCGGTGCCAGGCTCTTCCGCGAGGTGAGCACCCCGGCCGTCCTGAGCTGGAATGCCGCCTCCAACAACCAGGCGCTGGAGGCAGGGCAGACTGCCTACATCCTCAACTCCATCTCCGCCTACCGCTCGGCACAGGACCGTCGCCTGCCCACGGCCGCGGACATCTTCTTTGTCCCGGCGTTGCGCGGCCCCAGGGCCCGCTGGGCCAGCGAGCACGTGATGGGGGTCTGGGTGATCTGGCGGTTCGCCCAGGCACCGGATCGGGCCAAGGAATTCCTCCTCCACCTGGTGGACAACTACCGGGATGCGGTGATGGCCAGCAAGCTCTACAACTTC is drawn from Armatimonadota bacterium and contains these coding sequences:
- a CDS encoding extracellular solute-binding protein — translated: MSDQRTDRWVRVAENRWRRLSRREFLKLTAAGAAGVGVAASGLRSIFGPIHVVRAQPRTLRIMTWSHFVPAYDTWFDPFAKQWGASRGIEVTVDHISFADVVPRATAEVAAQQGHDLYFFLAPPSAFEQQVLDLTDINQEAERRYGPMIPLVRQSTYNRNTRKFFGFSDNWVPDPGDYLKSVWAGVGFAQGPKTWDDLLVAGREIKQKFPRIQIPIGIGLSQDIDSNMATRAIMWSFGASIQDKDENIVLNSEETIRAVEFGARLFREVSTPAVLSWNAASNNQALEAGQTAYILNSISAYRSAQDRRLPTAADIFFVPALRGPRARWASEHVMGVWVIWRFAQAPDRAKEFLLHLVDNYRDAVMASKLYNFPSFFGSVAEKTVPLAQKPAEGRKWIRSVVFKDPFASVPPDKLKVLADAEQWSTNIGYPGPANPAEGEIFDTFVIPDMFAKAATGQLTARQAVLEADRRVKEIFAKWRRAGLVGGGKDR